From a single Halorussus halophilus genomic region:
- a CDS encoding nuclear transport factor 2 family protein — MSVQKAKRYFELMDSADAGTDEVMELYGDDPVVHSSRAGVVSGRENIRQFYNDNSEFFTGGEHHMTHFHEAGGTVVCEGYLDGETRVGRSADGVPLCDVMEFDEDDNIVAFRAYLDYRGYVDDVPEDVPNVQAQAEADGVSDA, encoded by the coding sequence ATGAGCGTACAGAAAGCGAAACGTTACTTCGAGTTGATGGACAGCGCAGACGCCGGAACGGACGAAGTCATGGAACTGTACGGAGACGACCCCGTCGTCCATTCCTCCCGCGCTGGTGTCGTGAGCGGCCGAGAGAACATCCGCCAGTTCTACAACGACAACAGCGAGTTCTTCACCGGCGGCGAACACCATATGACTCACTTCCACGAAGCAGGGGGCACAGTGGTGTGTGAAGGCTACCTCGACGGCGAGACACGAGTCGGTCGCTCAGCAGATGGGGTCCCGCTCTGTGACGTGATGGAGTTCGACGAAGACGACAACATCGTCGCCTTCCGAGCGTATCTCGACTATCGCGGCTACGTCGACGATGTCCCCGAAGACGTGCCGAACGTCCAGGCGCAAGCAGAAGCGGACGGAGTCAGCGACGCATGA
- a CDS encoding aldehyde dehydrogenase family protein yields the protein MATPADRQTYDLLVDGELLEAQSGERFETRDPATAEPFADVARGDEPDVDAAVESAEAAFEEWSSTDPQERGRILNRIAGKIRQEQDRLAELETRDNGKPLWHAQNDVETCARYFEYYAGFADKIHGDSIPLTDEYADYTIREPLGVTAQIIPWNLPTNIFGRSVAPALAAGNVAVVKPAEQTPVTAVEVGKLALDAGLPAGVLNVVPGYGHEAGAALSSHPSVDGVSFTGSVPTGIEVGKSALENVTNVHLELGGKSPNLVFPDADLDAAVESTKTSIFANAGQVCSAGSRLLVHEDVHDEFLDRLVQRVHEITVDAGLEDPEMGPLVSEEQFEKVTKYLDLGREEVGEPVVGGETLDRDGYFVEPTIFDGVETDMRIAQEEIFGPVLSVIEFEDEQEAFELANDVEYGLVAGIHTNDVGRAHRFARDVDAGQIYINEWFAGGEETPFGGFKKSGFGREKGLDAIDAYTQTKNVCAYIGRE from the coding sequence ATGGCCACCCCAGCAGACCGTCAGACGTACGACCTACTCGTCGACGGCGAACTACTCGAAGCACAGAGCGGCGAGCGATTCGAGACGCGGGACCCGGCGACCGCCGAACCGTTCGCCGACGTAGCGCGTGGAGACGAACCAGACGTCGATGCCGCCGTCGAATCAGCGGAGGCTGCCTTCGAGGAGTGGTCTTCGACGGACCCCCAAGAACGCGGCCGAATTCTCAACCGAATTGCCGGGAAGATACGCCAAGAGCAGGACCGACTTGCCGAACTCGAAACCCGAGATAATGGGAAGCCCCTCTGGCACGCCCAGAACGACGTCGAGACGTGTGCGCGGTACTTCGAGTACTACGCCGGATTCGCCGACAAGATTCACGGCGACAGCATTCCGCTGACCGACGAATACGCCGATTACACTATTCGGGAGCCGCTCGGCGTGACGGCCCAGATCATCCCGTGGAACCTTCCGACGAATATCTTCGGACGGAGTGTCGCCCCGGCACTGGCCGCTGGAAACGTGGCGGTCGTCAAGCCTGCTGAACAGACGCCGGTGACTGCCGTCGAGGTTGGAAAGCTAGCCCTCGACGCTGGCCTCCCCGCAGGCGTGTTGAACGTCGTCCCCGGATACGGTCACGAGGCGGGGGCAGCTCTCTCTTCGCATCCATCTGTCGATGGTGTGAGCTTCACGGGGTCGGTGCCAACCGGTATCGAGGTCGGGAAGTCCGCACTTGAAAATGTCACCAACGTCCACCTCGAACTCGGGGGAAAGAGTCCGAATCTCGTCTTCCCGGACGCCGACCTCGACGCCGCTGTCGAGAGTACGAAGACATCGATTTTCGCGAACGCTGGCCAAGTCTGCTCGGCCGGGTCGCGACTACTCGTCCACGAGGATGTCCACGACGAGTTCCTCGACAGACTCGTCCAGCGTGTCCACGAGATTACCGTCGATGCCGGTCTCGAAGACCCCGAGATGGGGCCGCTCGTCTCCGAAGAGCAGTTCGAGAAGGTAACGAAGTATCTCGACCTCGGCCGTGAGGAAGTCGGTGAACCGGTCGTCGGTGGCGAGACGCTCGACCGAGACGGCTACTTCGTCGAACCGACTATCTTCGACGGCGTCGAAACTGATATGCGAATCGCACAGGAGGAAATCTTCGGGCCGGTGCTCTCGGTCATCGAATTCGAAGACGAACAGGAAGCGTTCGAACTCGCGAACGACGTCGAGTACGGTCTGGTCGCGGGTATTCACACGAACGACGTTGGCCGCGCGCATCGATTCGCACGTGACGTCGACGCGGGCCAGATTTACATCAACGAGTGGTTCGCCGGTGGCGAGGAGACGCCGTTCGGCGGGTTCAAAAAGAGCGGGTTCGGCCGCGAGAAAGGTCTCGACGCCATCGACGCCTACACGCAGACGAAGAACGTCTGTGCCTACATCGGCCGCGAGTAG
- a CDS encoding dipeptide ABC transporter ATP-binding protein — protein MNVQEREDRRIDQETLLNVDSLDVKFGLSDGYIHALRDVSLSVKKGETVGIAGESGSGKSTLALAIVRYLDSNGWVDDGSITFDGQDLLNASKKELRSIRGKRIAHVAQNPARSLNPSMRIGKQIRETIELHQDTSSSAEAEERVYEVLDQVNLPDPESMAERYPHELSGGQQQRALLAIGLSCNPELLILDEPTTGLDVTTQAKFLDLVEELKAEYDAGILLITHNLGVISEIADRVNILYAGEMLERGPVDDVFEQPANPYTQALLASTPEFSSDKDIKPIPGNIPALDYIPNGCIFASRCEFATEDCKRDDIEMETVSADDDHETRCRRWETAVEDPITVGTKSDRTAEAGDEILHVNDLKKFYDPGTFVKNLLGDHNPVRAVDGVSLTVRESEAVGLVGESGCGKSTLGRTLLKLHDVTEGAIEYEGTDLDALSKAELKEFRSECQIIFQDPERSLNPNRTVEESIERPLKLFTDAPEADRKEQVTELLEQVNLNSDVRFKFPHELSGGQQQRVAIARAFAANPSLIVLDEPVSSLDVSVQASILNLLEDLREEYGTSYLFISHDLSVIETICDKVAVMYLGKIIEEGSTNEIFEPPYHPYTRALLSSIPTLDPDSESTRIRLEGDVPNAREPPNGCSFHTRCPQKIGGVCESDEPSLEAVDGSSDSSHCISCHLDSSEMSDPLDTDVE, from the coding sequence ATGAACGTGCAAGAACGCGAAGACCGGCGTATCGACCAAGAGACATTGCTGAACGTCGATTCTCTCGATGTGAAGTTCGGCCTCTCGGACGGCTACATTCACGCACTCCGAGACGTTTCACTGAGCGTCAAGAAAGGAGAAACCGTCGGTATCGCGGGCGAGAGCGGAAGCGGGAAGAGTACACTCGCGCTCGCTATCGTCCGGTATCTGGATTCGAATGGCTGGGTCGACGACGGATCGATCACGTTCGACGGGCAGGACTTACTCAACGCGTCGAAGAAGGAACTTCGGTCTATCCGGGGCAAGCGCATCGCGCACGTCGCCCAGAATCCAGCGCGCTCGTTGAACCCCAGCATGCGCATTGGGAAGCAAATTCGGGAGACTATCGAACTCCATCAAGACACCTCAAGTTCGGCGGAGGCTGAAGAACGTGTCTACGAAGTACTCGACCAAGTGAACCTGCCGGACCCCGAGTCGATGGCTGAACGCTATCCGCACGAACTCTCAGGTGGCCAGCAACAGCGAGCACTGCTCGCTATCGGTCTTTCATGTAATCCCGAACTCTTGATACTCGACGAGCCGACGACAGGCCTCGACGTGACGACCCAAGCGAAGTTCCTCGACCTCGTCGAGGAACTGAAAGCCGAGTACGACGCGGGTATCCTCCTCATTACACACAACCTCGGTGTCATCTCCGAAATCGCAGACCGGGTGAACATACTCTACGCGGGCGAAATGCTGGAACGAGGACCCGTCGACGACGTATTCGAACAGCCCGCGAACCCATACACGCAGGCTCTGCTCGCATCGACGCCGGAGTTCTCGAGTGATAAGGACATCAAGCCGATTCCAGGCAATATTCCGGCGTTAGACTACATTCCGAACGGCTGTATATTCGCCAGCCGCTGCGAGTTCGCCACCGAAGACTGCAAACGGGACGACATCGAGATGGAGACGGTATCAGCCGACGACGATCACGAAACGCGGTGTCGGCGGTGGGAGACCGCAGTCGAGGATCCGATTACTGTCGGTACGAAGAGTGACCGTACTGCTGAAGCGGGCGATGAGATTCTGCACGTGAACGACCTCAAGAAGTTTTACGATCCAGGAACGTTCGTCAAGAACCTCCTCGGCGACCACAATCCAGTACGCGCCGTCGATGGCGTCTCGTTGACTGTTCGAGAGTCAGAAGCGGTCGGTCTCGTGGGAGAGAGTGGCTGTGGGAAGAGTACGTTAGGTCGAACGCTGTTGAAGCTCCACGACGTTACCGAAGGTGCAATCGAGTACGAAGGGACCGATCTTGACGCGCTGTCGAAAGCGGAACTGAAGGAGTTCCGTTCCGAGTGCCAGATAATCTTCCAAGACCCCGAACGAAGTCTGAATCCGAACCGCACGGTCGAAGAGAGTATCGAGCGCCCGCTAAAACTGTTCACGGACGCACCCGAGGCAGACCGAAAGGAGCAGGTTACGGAGTTGTTGGAGCAAGTAAATCTGAACAGTGACGTCCGCTTCAAGTTTCCCCACGAACTCTCGGGTGGCCAACAGCAACGTGTTGCTATCGCCCGTGCGTTCGCGGCGAATCCCTCGCTCATCGTCCTCGACGAACCTGTATCGTCGCTCGACGTGAGCGTGCAGGCGAGTATCCTGAACTTGCTCGAGGACCTTCGAGAGGAGTACGGAACCTCCTACCTGTTTATCAGCCACGACTTGAGCGTCATCGAGACGATCTGTGACAAAGTGGCTGTGATGTATCTCGGGAAAATCATCGAGGAGGGTTCGACCAACGAAATCTTCGAACCGCCGTATCACCCCTACACGCGTGCACTGCTCTCCTCGATTCCGACGCTCGACCCGGACAGTGAGTCAACCCGAATCCGCCTCGAAGGCGACGTGCCGAACGCCCGGGAACCCCCGAACGGCTGTTCGTTCCACACCCGCTGTCCACAGAAGATCGGTGGCGTCTGTGAGTCGGACGAGCCATCGCTCGAAGCCGTGGACGGGTCGAGCGACAGTTCTCACTGTATCAGTTGTCATCTCGATTCTTCGGAGATGTCAGACCCGCTCGACACTGACGTCGAGTAG
- a CDS encoding ABC transporter permease, whose translation MMATNDATENQSNGIELPPIVGQLLSNRRILIGLAILCPIIAMAIFGDVIAPYDPTVPHVTDRYAGPGGKFILGTDHLGRDLLSRVILGSRTSLLLGFGSTALALSLGVPIGLLAGYAKGRTDELLMRTMDIMISVPTLLLGLLILVVLPSSIFNILLAIGVVYAPRIARVTRSATLSVSEEPYVMAAQARGESRLHILFREILPNVTGPVVVEGSVRVGYAIMIGTALSFLGLGAGPPNPDWGYMIATAREHIYETPWFLIWPSIALMLTVMSTNLIGDGLRDVLDPRETGDH comes from the coding sequence ATGATGGCTACGAACGACGCGACAGAGAACCAGTCAAATGGTATCGAACTCCCCCCGATAGTCGGACAGCTTTTGAGCAACCGCCGGATACTGATTGGCCTCGCCATCCTCTGTCCGATCATCGCAATGGCGATATTCGGTGACGTGATCGCACCGTACGACCCGACTGTGCCACACGTCACCGACCGATACGCTGGCCCGGGTGGGAAGTTCATCCTGGGGACCGACCATCTCGGTCGAGACTTGCTCTCACGGGTTATACTCGGGAGTCGGACGAGTCTCCTGCTCGGCTTCGGTTCCACCGCGCTCGCGCTGTCGCTTGGAGTTCCCATCGGTCTATTGGCGGGCTACGCCAAGGGCCGCACCGACGAGCTACTGATGCGGACGATGGACATCATGATTAGCGTGCCGACGTTGTTGCTCGGCTTGCTCATCCTCGTCGTGTTACCGTCGAGCATCTTCAACATCTTGCTCGCAATCGGCGTCGTCTACGCGCCCCGAATCGCACGCGTGACGCGGTCGGCGACACTGTCGGTGAGCGAAGAGCCGTACGTGATGGCGGCGCAGGCACGCGGCGAATCTCGACTACACATCCTCTTCCGCGAGATACTCCCGAACGTCACCGGGCCGGTCGTGGTCGAAGGGTCGGTTCGAGTTGGCTACGCTATCATGATCGGCACGGCGCTGTCGTTCCTCGGACTCGGTGCCGGACCACCGAATCCGGACTGGGGATACATGATTGCGACTGCGAGAGAACACATCTACGAGACGCCGTGGTTCCTGATTTGGCCGAGCATCGCGCTCATGCTGACGGTCATGTCGACGAATTTGATCGGCGATGGACTACGTGACGTCCTCGATCCACGAGAGACGGGTGACCACTAA
- a CDS encoding ABC transporter permease codes for MNYLYLAKRLVIAVFSIWVVATVVFAVTTLLPGSAANIVLGTEATDQAIAQVESELGLDRPLSVQYIDFVGGVFTGDFGNSLISGQSVSSMIWPRLMRTLQLAVVAMVISVVTAIPLGILVAAKRDTVIDHLVTSGSYVGLSMPSFVSATLLLLFLTTPPFDFFPKGGYVPPSEGLVPWLHHLLLPALAMNTVILAYVLRQTRSSMVETLESDFIRTARLKGVGESSVLFKHALRNGLLPTITVLALNFGWMMGSVVIIEEIFAFPGLGELIVQAIENRDLPLIQAGILIPTTAFIMANFAADVLYTYLDPRISLGDQ; via the coding sequence ATGAATTATCTGTATCTCGCGAAACGACTCGTCATCGCGGTGTTCTCCATCTGGGTCGTCGCTACAGTCGTGTTCGCCGTAACGACCCTGCTCCCCGGGAGCGCCGCGAACATCGTCCTCGGAACCGAAGCGACTGATCAAGCGATAGCACAGGTCGAAAGCGAACTCGGTCTTGACCGACCGCTGTCCGTCCAATACATCGATTTCGTCGGCGGCGTCTTTACGGGAGACTTCGGGAACAGCCTCATCTCCGGACAGTCAGTGTCGAGCATGATCTGGCCGCGATTGATGCGCACACTCCAGCTCGCAGTGGTCGCGATGGTCATCTCGGTCGTGACAGCCATTCCGCTGGGCATACTCGTCGCAGCGAAGCGCGACACGGTCATCGACCACCTCGTGACGAGCGGGTCGTACGTCGGCCTGAGCATGCCGTCGTTCGTCAGCGCGACGCTCCTGTTGTTGTTCCTAACGACGCCACCCTTCGACTTCTTCCCAAAGGGCGGATACGTCCCGCCCAGCGAAGGGCTCGTCCCATGGCTGCACCATCTGCTGTTGCCAGCGTTGGCGATGAACACCGTCATCCTCGCGTACGTACTCCGCCAGACCCGGTCGTCGATGGTCGAGACGCTCGAATCAGACTTTATCCGCACAGCACGACTCAAAGGGGTCGGAGAGTCGAGCGTGCTCTTCAAGCACGCGCTCCGCAACGGGTTGCTTCCGACGATAACGGTGCTCGCGCTCAACTTCGGGTGGATGATGGGCAGCGTCGTCATCATCGAAGAGATTTTCGCCTTCCCAGGGCTTGGCGAACTCATCGTGCAGGCAATCGAAAATAGGGACCTGCCGTTGATTCAGGCTGGGATTCTCATCCCGACGACCGCCTTCATCATGGCGAATTTCGCGGCGGACGTCCTCTACACGTATCTCGATCCGCGGATCAGTTTGGGTGATCAATGA
- a CDS encoding ABC transporter substrate-binding protein: MTKPGEANPTETNRRATLKIGATLGAVGLTGLAGCSGNNSSQDGTSSGGTTAGDDTESSTETTPDSLPRGGTFKIGAQQGIQTMNPFKGFLADLLTGEVMYDRLTRVDQDFKVHPNLAKEWEHNDDYTKWTFKLQENATFANLDGQTATASDVKATYEYLTSEEFSGSASSLGDVEQVKAVDDKTVEITLANSDIDFPKRIAETGGAFFVVPKKILDDDPKKLENTDYGTGQLTLTNWNQKNKLTFEAKSDYHRKGVDDKPLPYFDKLEWDILSDEIQRVNALSDGSIDAVSRISSKVKKRVPNSAKVEKQASGLQFPIVLDTKIKPFDDPKVRKAIKYALDRKQIVTAVSGEGVLGHHSGITPAHTYYNDNLPVDDTFGKTAKPKKAKQLLKEAGHAGGFEVKTFHYDDGVPAKETIAQLFQQQMRNVGIEFEIKKLTEEKWLADYWNKDGEWYITNYSTRVLGETVLQLALRSEGPWNEANWSNKKFDEAFNKAVTATDGETKAKNLKKCQEINHREGAWVGTYHPTIYGAHKNYVKNYDFYPTYVKDFVTQCAVDK; encoded by the coding sequence ATGACAAAGCCCGGGGAAGCGAACCCAACCGAGACGAATAGACGTGCGACTCTAAAAATCGGAGCAACGCTCGGCGCGGTCGGTCTCACAGGTCTGGCAGGCTGCTCAGGAAACAACAGTAGTCAGGATGGAACCTCGAGCGGCGGAACGACTGCCGGCGACGACACCGAATCATCGACCGAAACGACCCCTGATAGTCTTCCCCGTGGCGGCACGTTCAAGATCGGAGCCCAGCAAGGCATCCAGACGATGAACCCATTCAAGGGATTCCTCGCGGATCTCCTGACAGGAGAGGTGATGTACGACCGCCTCACGCGCGTCGACCAGGATTTCAAAGTCCACCCGAACCTCGCAAAAGAGTGGGAGCATAACGACGACTACACCAAGTGGACGTTCAAACTCCAAGAAAACGCGACATTCGCAAACCTCGACGGGCAGACGGCTACGGCGAGCGACGTGAAAGCGACCTACGAGTACCTGACGTCCGAGGAGTTTTCAGGGTCCGCGTCGAGTCTGGGTGACGTCGAACAAGTGAAAGCCGTTGACGACAAGACGGTCGAGATTACGCTGGCGAATTCGGACATCGACTTCCCGAAACGCATCGCCGAAACCGGTGGTGCGTTCTTCGTCGTCCCCAAGAAAATCCTCGACGACGACCCGAAAAAACTCGAAAACACCGATTACGGTACCGGCCAGCTAACCCTCACCAACTGGAACCAGAAGAATAAGCTCACGTTCGAGGCGAAGTCAGACTACCACCGCAAGGGTGTAGATGACAAGCCCCTGCCCTACTTCGACAAATTAGAGTGGGACATCCTCTCGGACGAAATTCAACGCGTCAACGCACTGTCCGACGGAAGTATCGACGCGGTGAGCCGTATCTCCTCGAAAGTCAAAAAGCGCGTTCCGAACAGTGCGAAAGTCGAGAAGCAAGCATCCGGACTCCAGTTCCCCATCGTCCTCGACACGAAGATCAAACCGTTCGACGACCCGAAGGTCCGAAAAGCCATCAAGTACGCGCTCGACCGGAAACAAATCGTCACCGCAGTCTCCGGGGAGGGCGTCCTCGGACATCACAGCGGAATTACGCCGGCACACACGTACTACAACGACAACCTTCCGGTGGACGACACGTTCGGAAAGACTGCCAAGCCAAAGAAAGCGAAACAACTGCTCAAGGAGGCCGGGCACGCAGGCGGGTTCGAAGTCAAGACCTTCCACTACGACGACGGAGTCCCCGCGAAGGAGACTATCGCGCAACTGTTCCAACAACAGATGCGGAACGTCGGTATCGAGTTCGAGATCAAGAAACTCACGGAGGAGAAGTGGCTCGCGGATTACTGGAACAAGGACGGCGAATGGTACATCACGAACTACTCGACGCGTGTGCTGGGCGAAACGGTGCTCCAACTTGCGCTCCGGTCGGAAGGACCGTGGAACGAAGCGAACTGGAGTAACAAGAAGTTCGACGAGGCGTTCAATAAGGCAGTCACGGCGACGGACGGTGAGACGAAGGCGAAGAACTTGAAGAAGTGCCAAGAAATCAATCACAGGGAAGGTGCATGGGTTGGCACGTACCACCCCACCATCTACGGCGCACACAAGAACTACGTCAAGAACTACGACTTCTACCCGACGTACGTGAAAGACTTCGTCACCCAATGTGCAGTCGATAAGTAA